TGCCGCCGCCCGTCATAACCATTGATACACCGTAGTCTTCCAATCCTCCAGTCTTGGTGTTGAAATTGAAGCGTCCTAAGGTGGTGTCCTGGAAAGAGCGAACGGTCGACAACGAGTTCATGAACAAGAAAAGCTCAAAGAAGTGCTGCATTTTCCACAAAGAAAAGCCTTTCGATGAGGGCGATTCCGACTCCGAGGACGATTGCGAGTATAATAATGGTGAAAACTACGGTGATAAGTGTTGGAGAAATCTCAACCGAAACATCCTCAAAATCTTCTCCAACATCAATTGAGCAACAATGTCAACCGCTTACAGATTCTCCCTCAAACTGTTACAACAAATGATCAGCTAGCGTTTATCATCTTCTTTGTGTAAAGGACTTTTTGTTACAGAAATAGTCATATAAATATTCCAACATGTAAACTACTTTGACAGTAATACAGAAATCAAATCTTCTGCTGCATACCTTTTAATCATAAGAAACATATCCATGGTGGAGATGGGAATTGCTGCCAAGATTGTTAATTGATTGGTTTTCTCTGTTTGTTATGGTGATGCCCGTAAGGGAAAGGCTATTACATGAAATCTCTcttgaaattttctttttaactcAAACTGCTGTATATTTTGATGATTTCGCCTGTTCTGAGCTGatgcttcatttttttttaatgaattgaaTCCATTAAAATAGGTAAAAAGTTAGTAATACAAATACACTGGACATCCCCAGGAGATAGACTAAATACCAATCACAAACATACCATACATCCATCAGAACCACTAACACATATATCAACCTACATCAACACATTTGTTGCTTTTGGAACACAATGGTATGTATGAATCTTAATCTTCGTGAAAATGGCATCAACATTAGGCGTCTCATTTTGTTTTTGAGTAATGTGGAGTGCAAATCTTGCAAATTTGTTTTGGTTATCTGTAGTGAAATTTGCCGTGTAAATTGATCGAAGGCCACGGCAGATCAAGATTGCTTCTTTCTGGCGATTGTTTATGTGGCTTGATTAGTTTTCAGCTCACCATGTTCATAGGATTCTTGATAATTTCCCAGGCCTATTCTTGATTCCTTCTCAAGCTTTTAGCATGTTTACCACTGAATCATTCCCTTCCGGTAGAAGTGAAGGTTTGTTTGCATTGAttgttttctttcctttttcacTTCGTTGTTGCCGAGAGTTATCTTCCTTGAACGGCTAGACCTGTTTTAAGATCATTTCCCGAACCACCTCGAAAGTAAAGAACCCGTTTCATAGTTCCTCGGAGCATAGGATTAACATGTGGCGTTCGATGAtcaccaaagaagattgaaagaAACCTTGGTGGTGGTGTGCATGTATTTGGGATTGAACAACTTGTTCTTGTTCGATGACGATTATTTTTGGCACCTGACGAGAAAGCTGGAACGAGGGATGTTACTTTTTACTTTGGTACTATTTTGCAGTAGCAGCTAAGAAATATCAGAATTACATCGGATATTCCCAGATATTGAAAGCTCCAAATGCACAAATAATTTACACGATTTTCTTTGCTAATTTCATCCCAAGTATTATTACAACTTTGCATATGCTGGCAGAGACTTGTCTAGTTGTATATCAGAAAAACCATAACAAACAGAAGAGCGACAACACATAAGCATATGCATATATTACAAGCTAGGAAAACGCTGGCAAGAAAACGCAACACAGAAACATTAAAGCTTCAAGAAACTAAACAAATACCTTCCAAAATATGCAGACCTTTAAGTTTTAACATAAAACTTAGTTAATCGCATCCTTCCATGATGCAAGAGTATTTCTGTGAGGGATGAAGAGCGTTTCTGCTCCTTCACAATATTCCTCGTCATCTCTTGAATAAACCTCCTTCGTATCACCGGTTTCCATATCGTAAACATACAAGTAATGGCCTGGATATTCAAACACGATTTCCTTCCCATTTCTCGAGCTACAAATGGGCACAACACGCCTAACGTCAAAGTTCATGTATATGCTATAACGCTTCACCCAATTCTCCCTTCCGTTCAAAATCCACACTTGCATCAGATTCAGTGTGGCATGAGTCACAAAACCAAGAGCTCCCCCAACGTCGACCAGTCTGTCGTTCGTAACGCAAAAGATTGGTAGTTTCATGGTGCTAAATTTTTCATCCTCTAAATTCATGGTGACAAAATAGTCACTACCATGTTCCCTCGGCATCCAGTACAATGATCCATGAACCGATACAGGCCTCTGCGTAACGTCGTGTAGTAATTCAGAAGAAGGGCCATCCATACAAGTCCattttcttgtgctcacattcAAGATTTCACAGACGGTATACCCAGGCGCCTCACGAAACAAGTGTGCAACCTTGTACGTTCTTGCCTGGACGCAGAACGCAAAACCATAGGATTCACGGAAACCAACCGTGCCTAATGGAAGCTTAGCATGTTTTCTTGTCAAGGGATTCATGAGTATCAATCCCTTGTTCTTGGCCTTTATACCAAGCACTAGACCGTCACAGCTCGCCCGAATATCGActaaatcaatcacacaagATTCAACAAAATTGTCGTTCCCACGATTCAAATCCAAGTAATGGAAGTGAGGTTTAGGCTCAACGGGTGGTAAGAGTAGGCAAGAAGTATGTGCTCTAGCAACGATCAAATCTCGAGATATGAGCACTGTTTCGGACTGCTGTGCGTGAAATCTGATGAACATAGAGCCATTGACTAAACCATACCACTTCTTGCACACGAACTGCAGCTTGACAAGGGATTCAGCAGGAAGTATACTGAAAACCTTCAACAGCAAATCGTCAGGAATTTGCATGATTTCAAATTCACTCTCCGATTCTGAATTCTGGGCAGCAGCTCCTTTTCCCTGTGATCGCTGCTTTACAGTTATTTCCTGCAGAAAATCTTTCAGCTTCCGCTGCCTTTTGGCGCCGGAGTTCGGCCACATCATCGGCTGATCCTCCTCCCCCCGTCTCCTTCTTTCATAGATGCGCCGCCTCCTTTCATTCCGCATATTGGGATCCATATGGGCTCTGATTAAATCCCCCCGAATACGAGAAATCTGCTTCCAAATTATAAAAAAAGGAGGCGACTTTTAATGGGCCCAGATCATgaatcaagaaaaaaacaagAATTTTCTGACAAAAGAGACAAGAATGGCGATGAGAATTGGAAATTTATTAAAGAAATCTTTACTAAGCACTGGCAAGATAGCAGCACTGAGTATGGAAATTATTGAATAATGGTGTAAGAATTGACGAAAAGTTTGGGCAATCGGAGGAAAGTTTCGTACGTTAATTGCGTATTGAAAGGACAACTTGAATAATTGAGTGCTCCCTACATGGGCTAACTTAGAATCGGGCCATTTATTCTGAACCAGTCCAGAATTGAGCCACACTTGGTCCAAGATGAAATGGTCCAGGCCCACTTAGTAAAATCcatttaagaatatttatttccaCCATTTCTTGTATGGGCTGCAGTCATCTAAAAATTACAATGCATttggaataataataataataataccatcTGAGGCTTGGGATCAAAATGAGAAATCTGATACGTGGCTttgttttaccaaatttttctttagtggctttcgcacacatggaggttattggtttccagcctatataccatattCAACTTTATTGAGCTAAGAAAATGAAGGATTTAAATctcagaataataatgaatataagattcatatttggaacttttacaaaacataaaaagatttataaaagatataccaaagaaattaaacaacagaggattttaccgaggtccacctcagaatcataaattcataaaaatcacccatgaacgccttaaacgccatctctcggctaagcagactaaagggctacaacatgaatttatttttcctggttaaactcgaaccttgtgtttaccatttcctggttcatctttttaccttaagttctaaccaaagactcttatattacattaaattccaaaaatttgaatagatcttttattatctcaatctgatcccaagaacaaataaatatagatcatgtcatagtaaggtaataatttagcacgaatgCTTTAGCCTGTCATACAGGCTCAActaatgaaatataaaaatttaaaatagtaaataaaaacagaaaataaaaatagtaagaacttacaaagttgttatcagaacttcaaacttttattgatatacttcagaagggtttttacaagagagaatagAGAGGGGAACAAACTCAACCGTGTCCTCCTAAAGACACAGAAAGaacctataaatagatagaagagccggacatgaaaccccggattccatcttaaaataaaaacagtacaatactttattaaagtaaataatacaatgctttattaaagcaaGTCAAAAAGTCTACAGTGATATACCACCCACTTTTTGTTATATTCCATGATATATCATgatgtgatattccaccaactGTACCAACTGCAGATTCTTTTTCTGACgattttaatcatctttaatattgtcttttaaagaatttttcaaattctcaaaaatttcatctatctgagaaaattgaggaatatcatcctcagggtcttgagcatcctgcatcttcattagatgaataaattgattttcactagattcggacgccatagatttatctgattttgaatcagcacctccaatattctggaaaagatcttttttcatttcttcaatatagatctcgatcattttttcttttgaatatatttcagaatatttttGAGTAAAAATCTTGAAAGAACTCATAGAggcttttttcttttcttgttgattattaatttctttctgatataaagaaattttttcttccatttgatgaagagtttcataaccatatggttttccagtttctggatcatctcttaataatttgtcccaaaattttgtaGAACTAACcctccatatgcaagggatgccttcatcagtgtaaccgAATTCTGGCTGCCATCTCCAGATCCATGAgattccaaattccatgaaaaatagacatagagtctttccatcgatccaatgttcagaaaataattttttaatacttggagaaacatttaaccaagtattcatgggttttataaaaacctcaggcaaaatctttgcggatggaccaaatatcttccaccatattaaaaaccaatttggaactggatagtgaaaaacattttcacaaatctttaaaaaccaagtatgttttcttttttcattttcataatacaaggttttattaaaactttcaatataatcccaaaaattgaatttaaaactcattttatgattttcagaataaaattctttttcaactaatggagatataccccattcttcaatagatataatcttcttaatgataaactttgaaaagttataacttcctttctgctgagtattactgaaaaagtgagttatatcaacactttttgtagataacagaagattttcataaaatcctctttgcttgtaagaaccatatacatatgatgtattggttaaatatctttccatgatagtccatggagttttttcccattgggtatctctttcttctataagaagaatcaattctcgatgttttgtctctgtatatagagctgaatcattatcattTTCTTTGataatattagcatatgatgctgaagattgagaatctgtattacttaTCTGTTTTTGTTTCAGGAATTCTTGAaactcattgtataactcattattttgctcagtattactggctgatgaactggataagttctgggctataagcctctgtttaccatgctgtgcaatgatattaggggtttttcccctaccacctcgccctctataagaggactctcctcttcttcgggaatacatatctgtagataaaaacattaggataaatattctcgagttaagaaatctggtAAGTGATTATCTTTAcctttttataaatgatttcaaaatcaaaaggagctaaatgagcctgccatcttgcaaacatttgtttagaaacatcatgtttaaaatctttattaaacataaattttgcagatttacaatcagtttttataataaacttttgattatataaatcatcttgaaatttcaaaatacatctgacaatagctaaaatttcttttgctactgtggagtaatttttctgggcattattccatttcccagaataaaatctaataagatattcttgtttattttggggatctttctgttttaagattcctccaaaacctatatctgaggcatcagtttcaactattttatcccattggggattagcaagcataagacaaggaagatttttaacattttccttaatatttttaacagctattgtatgtctttcagaccagggtaaaggatttttctttaacctatcatataagatagcagaatctttagtaagatttttaatataaggagaaatataatttaaacttcctaaaaatctctgtaactgagttttatcagttataatatcaggaaattttgaaccaaattctatacttctctgtataggaattatttttcatttctcaatcatatgaccaagaaatctaatattggtttgaaataaaatcattttagattttgagataacaagtccattttgaataacaatatttttaaacatatctaaatgtttaaaatgtatttcaatatcattagaaaatactaagatatcatcaatataaacaattataaaattgctgtaattataaaaaatatcattcataatttgttgaaattcagaagaggcggttttaaggccaaatggcattactgtccagtcataatgtcctattggaacattaaaagcagttttatatctatcagattcttttacCTGAATCTACCAAAATcctaattttaaatcaaattttgaaaatatgataacatttacaagtctatctaataaatcttttttattaggaataggatgtctaatccattttaaaaccttattaagaggtttataatttatgactaatcttggaacacctctttcctgttcagaatgtttattaacataaaaagcagtacatgaccaaggagattgagaaggttttatcaaacctttttctaataaagaatgaatttcatttttgcacaattctaaatattcagaattcatttggcaaggacgagccttggtaggaatattcttttcctcaaaattctcttcatatcgAAGAGAGATAATATGTTTCgttctattccaaaaagcattaggaagatcattacatatatCTAATgagaatttattataaataagtttgattttttcctgtaatttaggattatttaatttatcatctatagttaatatattaacttcttcttttaaagaattaatctgaaaagttttcctatcaatcttttcttgtaattcattaagaattctatgaacaggtTTAGTTATGAACTTAAAGGAAATATGATTTCTTGAAAAGTTTctataatacctgtttcattaacataagttaaaggataaatttgataaataaaaggaagatcAAGaataagttggctagaaatatcctttgctaataaaaaactggtttgaatacagtttttatctttgcaaatataaacttttggtaatttataatttatttctaatggttctcctcctgca
This window of the Primulina tabacum isolate GXHZ01 chromosome 12, ASM2559414v2, whole genome shotgun sequence genome carries:
- the LOC142520908 gene encoding F-box protein At3g07870-like yields the protein MDPNMRNERRRRIYERRRRGEEDQPMMWPNSGAKRQRKLKDFLQEITVKQRSQGKGAAAQNSESESEFEIMQIPDDLLLKVFSILPAESLVKLQFVCKKWYGLVNGSMFIRFHAQQSETVLISRDLIVARAHTSCLLLPPVEPKPHFHYLDLNRGNDNFVESCVIDLVDIRASCDGLVLGIKAKNKGLILMNPLTRKHAKLPLGTVGFRESYGFAFCVQARTYKVAHLFREAPGYTVCEILNVSTRKWTCMDGPSSELLHDVTQRPVSVHGSLYWMPREHGSDYFVTMNLEDEKFSTMKLPIFCVTNDRLVDVGGALGFVTHATLNLMQVWILNGRENWVKRYSIYMNFDVRRVVPICSSRNGKEIVFEYPGHYLYVYDMETGDTKEVYSRDDEEYCEGAETLFIPHRNTLASWKDAIN